A portion of the Bacteroides faecium genome contains these proteins:
- a CDS encoding porin family protein has protein sequence MKTRKNIYFKVVALAAIAIAFAMPAKAQLSDNGYANIDWQFNAPLSNHFADKASGWGMNFEGGYFVTPNIGLGLFLNYHSNHEYVGRETFKMANGDVTTDQQHTIFQLPFGAAARYQWNRGGSFQPYVSAKLGAEYAKVRSNFNMLEARENSWGFYASPEVGINVFPWVYGPGLHFALYYSYGTNKADVLHYSVDGLSNFGFRLGVSF, from the coding sequence ATGAAAACAAGAAAAAATATATACTTCAAGGTGGTAGCCTTGGCGGCTATTGCCATCGCCTTCGCCATGCCGGCTAAGGCACAGTTATCAGACAATGGATATGCCAATATCGACTGGCAGTTCAATGCTCCGCTAAGCAATCATTTTGCCGACAAGGCAAGTGGCTGGGGTATGAACTTCGAAGGTGGTTATTTCGTAACTCCGAACATCGGTTTGGGACTTTTCCTCAACTACCACAGCAACCACGAATATGTAGGTCGTGAAACATTCAAAATGGCAAACGGTGATGTCACTACCGACCAGCAACATACTATTTTCCAGTTGCCTTTCGGTGCTGCTGCACGCTACCAATGGAACCGCGGCGGTTCTTTCCAACCTTATGTCAGCGCTAAACTCGGTGCTGAATATGCGAAAGTACGCTCTAACTTCAATATGCTTGAAGCAAGAGAAAACAGTTGGGGCTTCTATGCTTCTCCTGAAGTGGGTATCAACGTATTCCCTTGGGTGTACGGTCCGGGCTTGCACTTTGCTTTGTACTACAGCTATGGTACCAACAAGGCTGACGTACTGCATTACAGTGTAGACGGATTGAGCAACTTCGGCTTCCGCCTGGGTGTATCGTTCTAA
- a CDS encoding glycoside hydrolase family 3 N-terminal domain-containing protein, whose translation MKIIPSILAILFLLSAGQVTSSAQNTNTATVEPLLVYKALQDEDCRHWVDSVMNKLSFKEKVGQLFIYTIAPVDTKRNLELLREAVDTYKVGGLLFSGGKMQTQVDLTNRAQKMAKVPIMITFDGEWGLAMRLRGTPVFPRNMVLGCIRDNQLIYEYGSEVARQCRQIGVQVNFAPVADVNINPKNPVINTRSFGEDPIQVADKVIAYASGLEGGGVLSVCKHFPGHGDTDVDSHKALPVLPFTRERLDSVELYPFKKAIRAGLGGMMVGHLQVPVIEPIGGLPSSLSRNVVYDLLTDELAFKGLIFTDALAMKGVAGNGNVSLQALKAGNDMVLAPRNLKVEVPAVLEAVEKGELSKEDIENKCRKVLTYKYVLGLRKKPHIQLSGLEQRVNSPQARDLIRRLNQAAITVLNNKNHILPLHADKAQTIALLEVGKPGETEALAKQMSRYTSLARFRLRPNQTEEENKRLRDSLATYKRIVIAVSEQRLSPYHPFFAKFAPESPAIYLFFTPGKMMLQIHRAVSHASAVVLGHSHNSDVQRQTADILFAKATADGRLSASVGGLFPTGAGVTITPKTPLHFIPEEYGLSSALLKKIDTIALDGIQQGAYPGCQIVVLKNGHVMVDKSFGTYTGKGSPRVESTDIYDLASLSKTTGTLLAVMKLYDKGRFNLADKISDYLPFLQRTDKKDITIQEILYHQSGLPSWLPFYQEVIDKDSYDGRLFSARKDAQHPVRIGTTTWANPKFKFKSEYISPVKTGDYTIQICDSLWLNRSFRKVIEEKIVEAPLKQKRYVYSDIGFILLGMLVEQLAGMPMEAYLQREFYEPMGLERTGYLPLRRFAKSEIVPSNKDRFLRKETLQGFVHDEASAFFGGLAGNAGLFSTAREVARVYQMLLNGGEIGGQRYLSKETCQLFTTEVSKISRRGLGFDKPDMEDSKKGNCASEAPAGTYGHTGFTGTCAWADPVNELVYVFLSNRIYPNVTNRKLNQLHIRERIQEAIYGAMKKK comes from the coding sequence ATGAAGATAATTCCCTCAATTTTAGCGATTTTATTTCTACTCTCAGCCGGACAGGTCACAAGTTCGGCTCAGAATACTAACACTGCCACTGTCGAACCACTGCTAGTTTATAAAGCTCTTCAGGATGAAGATTGCCGTCACTGGGTAGACTCGGTGATGAACAAACTCTCCTTTAAAGAAAAGGTGGGACAGTTATTTATCTACACCATTGCTCCGGTAGATACCAAGCGAAACCTGGAACTGCTGCGCGAAGCCGTCGATACCTATAAGGTGGGCGGACTTCTCTTCTCCGGTGGAAAGATGCAAACCCAGGTCGACTTGACAAACCGGGCGCAAAAAATGGCGAAAGTACCTATAATGATAACCTTCGACGGAGAATGGGGCTTGGCGATGCGTTTGCGCGGAACACCTGTTTTTCCGAGAAATATGGTACTGGGATGTATCCGTGACAATCAACTGATTTATGAATATGGGAGTGAAGTAGCCCGTCAATGCCGGCAGATTGGTGTACAGGTCAATTTTGCTCCGGTGGCGGATGTGAATATCAATCCCAAGAATCCGGTCATCAACACCCGTTCCTTCGGAGAAGACCCGATACAGGTAGCAGACAAAGTAATCGCTTACGCTTCCGGTCTGGAAGGTGGGGGAGTATTATCCGTATGCAAACATTTTCCCGGTCATGGCGATACTGATGTCGATTCGCATAAAGCACTTCCGGTGCTTCCTTTCACCCGCGAACGCCTGGACAGCGTAGAACTTTACCCTTTTAAGAAAGCAATTCGTGCCGGACTGGGCGGCATGATGGTGGGGCATCTGCAAGTGCCTGTTATCGAGCCGATAGGCGGACTGCCTTCTTCCTTATCCCGCAATGTCGTGTACGATTTGCTGACGGACGAGTTAGCTTTCAAAGGATTGATATTCACCGACGCACTTGCCATGAAAGGAGTAGCGGGCAACGGCAATGTCAGCTTGCAAGCACTGAAAGCAGGCAATGATATGGTACTGGCTCCGCGCAATCTGAAAGTAGAGGTTCCTGCCGTGCTCGAAGCCGTTGAAAAAGGAGAACTAAGTAAAGAGGATATTGAAAATAAATGTCGTAAAGTACTGACTTATAAATATGTATTAGGACTCAGGAAAAAGCCGCACATACAATTATCCGGTCTGGAACAGCGAGTCAACAGCCCTCAGGCACGTGATTTGATTCGTCGGCTGAACCAGGCGGCAATTACAGTTCTGAACAATAAGAATCATATCCTGCCACTTCATGCCGACAAGGCGCAGACGATTGCACTGCTCGAAGTGGGAAAACCGGGTGAAACGGAAGCATTAGCTAAGCAAATGTCCCGCTATACATCACTGGCGCGTTTTCGTCTCCGTCCCAATCAGACAGAAGAAGAAAATAAACGATTGCGTGATTCACTGGCTACTTATAAACGAATAGTCATAGCCGTAAGCGAGCAGCGGCTGTCTCCTTATCACCCGTTCTTTGCTAAGTTCGCTCCCGAAAGTCCGGCTATCTACCTGTTCTTCACTCCTGGCAAAATGATGTTGCAGATTCACCGTGCGGTGTCTCACGCTTCTGCCGTAGTGCTGGGACATAGCCACAATAGCGACGTACAGCGTCAGACAGCCGATATCTTATTTGCCAAAGCTACTGCCGACGGACGATTATCAGCAAGCGTGGGCGGATTATTCCCGACAGGTGCGGGAGTGACTATCACGCCAAAAACTCCTTTGCACTTCATCCCGGAAGAATACGGCCTTTCATCCGCTCTTCTTAAAAAGATTGACACCATTGCATTGGACGGTATTCAGCAGGGAGCCTATCCCGGTTGTCAGATAGTAGTCCTGAAAAACGGGCATGTCATGGTTGATAAGTCGTTCGGCACTTATACTGGAAAAGGAAGTCCCCGTGTCGAATCTACGGACATCTATGACTTGGCTTCCCTCTCCAAGACAACGGGCACTCTGCTTGCCGTCATGAAACTCTACGATAAGGGACGTTTCAATCTGGCCGATAAGATTTCCGATTATCTGCCGTTCCTGCAACGTACTGATAAAAAAGATATAACGATTCAGGAAATACTGTACCACCAGTCCGGGCTGCCGTCCTGGCTTCCTTTCTATCAAGAGGTTATTGATAAGGACAGTTACGATGGAAGGTTGTTCAGCGCACGCAAAGATGCGCAGCATCCGGTGCGGATTGGAACAACTACATGGGCGAATCCGAAATTCAAGTTTAAAAGCGAATACATCTCTCCTGTCAAAACCGGCGACTATACAATTCAGATTTGCGACAGCCTGTGGTTGAACCGTTCTTTCCGGAAAGTGATAGAAGAAAAAATAGTGGAAGCTCCGCTGAAACAGAAACGCTACGTATATAGCGATATAGGATTTATTCTGTTGGGAATGTTGGTAGAGCAACTGGCAGGTATGCCTATGGAAGCCTACTTGCAACGTGAATTTTACGAACCGATGGGGCTGGAACGTACAGGCTACCTGCCTTTGCGCCGTTTCGCCAAATCAGAAATTGTCCCTTCCAACAAAGACCGTTTTTTACGGAAAGAGACTTTACAGGGATTCGTTCATGATGAGGCTTCCGCTTTCTTCGGCGGACTTGCCGGAAATGCCGGACTTTTCTCTACTGCCCGAGAAGTGGCGCGTGTCTATCAGATGTTGCTGAATGGGGGAGAGATAGGCGGACAACGCTATCTGAGCAAAGAAACCTGCCAACTGTTTACGACAGAAGTGTCGAAGATAAGCCGTCGTGGTTTAGGATTTGATAAACCGGATATGGAAGACTCGAAGAAAGGAAACTGCGCGTCCGAAGCTCCTGCCGGAACCTACGGTCATACAGGCTTTACCGGTACGTGTGCTTGGGCAGACCCGGTGAACGAATTAGTCTATGTCTTTCTGAGCAACCGTATTTATCCCAATGTCACCAACCGAAAGCTGAACCAACTGCATATTCGTGAACGGATACAGGAAGCGATTTATGGTGCGATGAAGAAAAAGTAA
- a CDS encoding bifunctional metallophosphatase/5'-nucleotidase, with amino-acid sequence MKRIQISFLLCLALSFAFSLFAQDTKELILLQTSDVHSRIEPINQKGDRNYDEGGFVRRATFLDQFRKEHKNVLLFDCGDISQGTPYYNMFQGEVEVKLMNEMGYEAMTIGNHEFDFGMDNMARLFKMAKFPVVCANYNLDATPLKDIVKPYVILEKYGLKIGVFGLGAKPEGLIQANKCEGVVYENPIEVSNEIAALLKKKGCDVIVCLSHLGIQMDERLVAKTRNIDVILGGHSHTFMKGPKTYLNMDGKEVSIMHTGKSGVRVGRLDLTLKRK; translated from the coding sequence ATGAAAAGAATTCAAATATCATTCCTGCTATGCCTTGCATTGAGCTTTGCTTTTTCCCTATTTGCGCAGGATACCAAAGAGCTTATACTTTTACAGACCAGCGACGTACATAGCCGCATCGAACCTATCAACCAGAAAGGTGACCGCAACTACGATGAAGGCGGATTTGTCCGCCGGGCTACTTTCCTCGACCAGTTCCGCAAGGAACATAAGAATGTCCTGTTGTTCGATTGCGGAGATATTTCCCAAGGTACACCTTATTATAATATGTTCCAGGGAGAAGTGGAAGTGAAATTAATGAATGAAATGGGCTACGAAGCCATGACTATCGGCAACCATGAATTTGATTTCGGCATGGATAATATGGCACGCCTTTTCAAAATGGCGAAGTTCCCGGTCGTTTGTGCCAACTACAACCTGGACGCCACTCCCTTGAAAGACATCGTAAAGCCTTATGTAATCCTCGAAAAATATGGCTTGAAGATTGGCGTATTCGGCTTGGGGGCTAAGCCCGAAGGTCTGATTCAGGCAAACAAATGCGAAGGAGTCGTTTATGAAAACCCTATCGAAGTATCGAATGAAATAGCAGCCTTGCTGAAAAAGAAAGGATGCGACGTAATAGTATGCCTGTCTCATCTGGGTATTCAGATGGACGAACGCCTGGTTGCGAAAACACGCAATATCGACGTGATTCTGGGCGGACATTCACATACCTTTATGAAAGGCCCGAAAACTTATTTGAATATGGACGGAAAAGAGGTGTCCATCATGCATACCGGCAAAAGCGGTGTGCGTGTAGGTCGTCTCGATTTGACTTTGAAACGTAAATGA
- a CDS encoding 5'-nucleotidase C-terminal domain-containing protein encodes MKQTYVKYLIVAALAGGILFTSCRTTREATAHYQVTKVEGSMIKIDSAWDANPDKKTTEVLKPYKDKVDGMMYEVIGTSEMKMDKGGPESLLSNLVASVLQQAATPTLGKPADMGLVNMGGLRNILPKGEITVSEIFEILPFENSLCILTMKGSDMKRLFKAIASLRGEGVSGIRLEITKKGELLNATIGGKPVDDNQLYTVATIDYLADGNGRMDAFLQAEKRECPDGATLRGLFLDYVRKQTAEGKMITSKLDGRITIK; translated from the coding sequence ATGAAACAGACTTATGTAAAGTATCTGATTGTGGCAGCATTGGCAGGTGGTATCCTGTTCACATCCTGCCGCACGACACGAGAGGCTACGGCTCACTATCAAGTGACGAAAGTAGAAGGTAGTATGATTAAGATTGACTCTGCCTGGGACGCTAATCCCGACAAAAAAACTACCGAGGTATTGAAACCTTATAAGGATAAAGTTGACGGGATGATGTATGAAGTCATCGGTACCAGCGAAATGAAAATGGATAAGGGCGGGCCTGAAAGTCTGCTTTCCAATCTCGTTGCAAGTGTCTTGCAGCAGGCTGCCACACCGACATTGGGGAAACCTGCCGATATGGGACTGGTGAATATGGGCGGATTGCGTAATATCCTGCCGAAAGGTGAAATCACTGTAAGTGAAATCTTTGAAATACTTCCTTTTGAGAACTCCCTTTGCATCCTGACAATGAAAGGCTCGGACATGAAACGGCTTTTTAAAGCGATTGCTTCTTTGCGCGGAGAAGGAGTGAGCGGTATCCGTTTGGAAATCACGAAGAAAGGAGAACTGCTGAATGCAACAATCGGCGGTAAACCCGTAGACGACAACCAGCTCTATACGGTAGCCACTATCGACTATCTGGCAGACGGCAACGGGCGAATGGATGCTTTCCTGCAAGCGGAGAAACGGGAATGTCCGGACGGCGCTACCCTGCGCGGATTATTCCTCGACTATGTCCGTAAGCAGACTGCCGAAGGCAAAATGATTACTTCCAAACTGGATGGACGCATTACCATAAAATAA
- the rplS gene encoding 50S ribosomal protein L19, whose protein sequence is MDLIKIAEEAFATGKQHPSFKAGDTVTVAYRIIEGNKERVQLYRGVVIKIAGHGDKKRFTVRKMSGTIGVERIFPIESPAIDSIEVNKVGKVRRAKLYYLRALTGKKARIKEKRVNN, encoded by the coding sequence ATGGATTTAATTAAAATTGCAGAAGAAGCATTCGCTACCGGTAAACAGCACCCGAGCTTCAAAGCAGGAGACACTGTAACAGTAGCATATCGTATTATTGAAGGTAACAAAGAACGTGTACAGTTGTACCGTGGTGTTGTTATCAAAATCGCCGGTCATGGAGACAAGAAACGTTTTACTGTACGTAAAATGTCAGGTACTATCGGTGTAGAAAGAATTTTCCCAATCGAATCACCGGCTATCGACAGCATCGAAGTGAACAAGGTAGGTAAAGTTCGTCGCGCTAAATTGTACTACCTGCGTGCTCTTACTGGTAAGAAAGCTAGAATCAAAGAAAAAAGAGTTAATAACTAA
- a CDS encoding ROK family protein, with product MNSNMERPYVVGIDIGGTNTVFGIVDARGTIIASSSIKTAGYPTAEEYADEVCKNLLPLIIANGGVDKIRGIGVGAPNGNYYTGTIEFAPNLPWKGILPLAAMFEERLGIPTALTNDANAAAIGEMTYGAARGMKDFIMITLGTGVGSGIVINGQMVYGHDGFAGELGHVIARRDGRICGCGRKGCLETYCSATGVARTAREFLAARTDGSLLRNIPAENITSKDVYDAAVQGDKLAQEIFEFTGNILGEALADAIAFSSPEAIVLFGGLAKSGDYIMKPILKSIDDNVLNIYKGKTKLLVSELKDSDAAVLGASALAWELKDIKE from the coding sequence ATGAATTCAAACATGGAAAGACCCTACGTAGTAGGTATCGACATCGGCGGAACGAACACCGTCTTTGGAATTGTTGACGCACGCGGAACTATTATTGCCAGTAGCTCAATCAAAACTGCCGGTTATCCTACTGCCGAAGAGTATGCTGACGAAGTTTGCAAGAACTTGCTACCGTTGATTATCGCTAATGGTGGTGTTGATAAAATCAGAGGTATCGGTGTCGGTGCTCCGAATGGTAACTACTATACGGGAACTATTGAATTTGCTCCGAACTTGCCATGGAAAGGAATCCTTCCGTTGGCTGCTATGTTTGAAGAAAGACTGGGCATCCCTACTGCTTTGACAAACGACGCTAATGCTGCCGCTATCGGTGAAATGACTTACGGTGCTGCCCGTGGTATGAAAGACTTTATCATGATTACACTGGGTACCGGTGTAGGTAGCGGTATCGTTATCAACGGTCAGATGGTGTATGGACATGATGGTTTTGCAGGTGAATTAGGTCACGTGATTGCTCGTCGTGACGGTCGTATCTGCGGTTGCGGTCGTAAAGGTTGTCTGGAAACTTACTGCTCGGCTACCGGTGTAGCCCGTACTGCACGTGAATTCTTGGCTGCTCGTACAGACGGCAGCTTACTTCGTAACATTCCTGCAGAAAACATCACTTCAAAAGATGTATATGACGCAGCCGTACAAGGAGATAAACTTGCACAGGAAATCTTTGAATTTACAGGTAACATTTTGGGTGAGGCATTAGCAGATGCTATCGCGTTCTCCAGCCCCGAAGCTATCGTATTATTCGGTGGTTTGGCTAAATCGGGTGATTATATCATGAAGCCGATTCTGAAGTCAATCGACGATAACGTGCTGAATATCTATAAAGGCAAAACAAAATTACTTGTTTCCGAACTGAAAGACTCTGATGCTGCCGTATTGGGTGCCAGTGCTTTGGCTTGGGAACTGAAAGATATTAAGGAATAA
- a CDS encoding ABC transporter ATP-binding protein: protein MIQLTNVNKTYNNGAPLHVLKGINLKIERGEFVSIMGASGSGKSTLLNILGILDNYDTGDYYLNNVLIKNLSETKAAEYRNRMIGFIFQSFNLISFKDAVENVALPLFYQGVSRKKRNALALEYLNRLGLKDWAHHMPNEMSGGQKQRVAIARALITQPQIILADEPTGALDSKTSVEVMQILKDLHRMGMTIIVVTHESGVANQTDKIIHIKDGIIERIEDNIDHDASPFGKDGIMK, encoded by the coding sequence GTGATACAACTTACAAACGTCAACAAGACTTACAACAACGGAGCACCGCTCCATGTGCTCAAAGGCATCAATCTCAAAATAGAACGGGGCGAGTTTGTTTCCATCATGGGAGCGTCAGGTTCGGGCAAATCAACCTTACTTAATATATTAGGTATCCTTGATAATTACGATACCGGAGATTATTATCTGAATAATGTACTTATCAAAAATCTGAGCGAGACCAAAGCTGCCGAATACCGGAACCGTATGATAGGATTTATTTTCCAGTCATTCAACCTGATTTCCTTTAAAGATGCCGTAGAAAATGTAGCACTTCCTTTATTCTACCAGGGGGTAAGTCGCAAAAAGAGAAATGCACTTGCACTGGAATATCTCAACCGGCTGGGTTTGAAAGACTGGGCACATCATATGCCCAACGAAATGAGCGGCGGTCAGAAACAACGTGTAGCCATCGCACGTGCACTCATCACCCAGCCACAAATTATCCTGGCGGACGAACCGACCGGAGCATTGGACAGCAAGACGTCTGTGGAAGTGATGCAGATTCTGAAAGATTTGCACCGGATGGGTATGACAATTATAGTCGTCACCCATGAGAGTGGTGTTGCCAACCAAACAGACAAGATTATACATATCAAAGATGGCATTATCGAACGAATCGAGGATAACATCGACCACGACGCTTCTCCTTTCGGCAAGGACGGCATTATGAAATAA
- a CDS encoding ABC transporter permease, with amino-acid sequence MIDIWQEIYSTIKRNKLRTFLTGFAVAWGIFMLIVLLGAGNGLIHAFEESASERAMNSIKIFPGWTSKSYDGLKEGRRVQLDNKDVDATDRYFPDHVIKAGATVWQGGVNLSFGQEYVSLSLSGVYPNHTEVEVVKLFKGRFINEIDIKERRKVIVLHKKTAEILFDKTHTEPIGQFVNAGNVVYQVVGLYNDKGDSGDSDAYIPFTTLQTIYNKGDKLNNLIMTTKNLETIEANEAFEAHYRKVIGANHRFDPTDHSAIWIWNRFTNYLQQQKGSGMLRIAIWVIGIFTLLSGIVGVSNIMLITVKERTREFGIRKALGAKPLSILWLIIVESVTITTIFGYIGMVAGIGVTEWMNNAFGNQTMDTGMWTETVFLNPTVDIRIAIQATLTLVIAGTLAGLFPARKAVSIRPIEALRAD; translated from the coding sequence ATGATTGATATTTGGCAAGAAATATACAGTACCATCAAACGTAACAAGCTGAGGACTTTTCTCACCGGATTTGCCGTAGCATGGGGTATCTTTATGCTTATCGTCCTGCTGGGTGCAGGCAACGGGCTGATTCATGCATTCGAAGAATCGGCTTCCGAGCGGGCTATGAACTCCATCAAGATTTTTCCGGGATGGACGAGCAAGTCTTATGATGGCCTGAAAGAAGGAAGACGGGTACAGTTGGACAATAAAGATGTGGACGCCACCGACCGTTATTTCCCCGACCATGTAATTAAAGCCGGAGCAACTGTCTGGCAAGGCGGAGTAAACCTCAGTTTCGGACAGGAGTATGTGAGTCTGAGCCTTTCCGGCGTATACCCCAATCATACGGAAGTGGAAGTTGTGAAACTCTTCAAAGGGCGTTTCATCAACGAGATTGACATTAAGGAACGGCGCAAAGTAATCGTACTTCACAAGAAAACAGCGGAAATCCTTTTCGATAAAACCCACACGGAGCCTATCGGACAGTTTGTGAATGCAGGCAATGTCGTGTATCAGGTAGTAGGGCTCTATAATGATAAGGGAGACAGCGGAGACAGCGATGCATATATTCCTTTTACCACCCTGCAAACGATTTATAATAAAGGAGATAAGCTGAATAACCTTATCATGACAACCAAAAATCTGGAGACAATAGAAGCGAATGAAGCATTCGAAGCTCATTATCGCAAGGTAATAGGAGCCAATCATCGTTTTGACCCGACCGACCACAGCGCTATCTGGATATGGAATCGTTTTACCAACTATTTGCAACAGCAGAAGGGCTCGGGTATGCTTCGCATAGCGATTTGGGTAATTGGTATCTTCACGTTGCTGAGCGGGATTGTCGGGGTTTCCAATATCATGCTGATTACCGTAAAAGAACGTACCCGCGAATTTGGTATCCGCAAGGCTCTGGGAGCCAAGCCTCTTTCTATCCTTTGGCTGATTATCGTAGAAAGTGTCACCATCACTACTATATTCGGATATATCGGCATGGTAGCCGGTATTGGGGTGACCGAATGGATGAACAATGCTTTCGGAAATCAGACTATGGATACCGGAATGTGGACAGAAACGGTTTTCCTGAATCCTACCGTCGATATAAGAATTGCCATACAGGCTACACTCACATTAGTAATAGCTGGTACGTTAGCCGGATTGTTCCCTGCCCGCAAAGCAGTCAGCATCCGACCGATCGAAGCACTTAGAGCAGATTAA
- a CDS encoding ABC transporter permease produces MRIDMDTCEEILITITRNKTRSLLTAFGVFWGIFMLVALIGGGQGLEDMMKKNFEGFATNSGFLASQRTGEAYKGFRKGRWWDLEAVDIERLRSQVKDVEVITPSIARWGSKAVYEDKKYDCSVKGLYPDYLHIESQEMAYGRFINDVDIKEARKVCVIGKRVYESLFKAGEDPCGKYIRVDGIYYRIIGMSSSEGDMNIQGRASEAVTLPFTTMQQTYNLGGRIDVICFTAKHGVKVSDLQPKMEEIIKAAHYIAPNDKQAVMYLNAEAMFSMVDNLFTGINILVWMVGLGTLLAGAIGVSNIMMVTVKERTTEIGIRRAIGARPRDIMQQILSESMVLTTIAGMCGISFAVMILQLLEMGVNSGGSDSHFQVSFGLAIGTCALLIALGMLAGLAPAYRAMAIKPIEAIRDE; encoded by the coding sequence ATGAGAATAGACATGGATACCTGTGAGGAAATCCTCATAACCATCACAAGAAATAAAACAAGAAGTCTGCTGACCGCATTCGGTGTGTTTTGGGGAATTTTCATGCTTGTCGCCCTTATCGGCGGCGGGCAGGGATTGGAAGATATGATGAAAAAGAACTTTGAAGGATTCGCCACCAATTCCGGTTTCCTTGCTTCACAAAGAACGGGTGAGGCGTACAAAGGTTTCCGTAAAGGAAGATGGTGGGACTTGGAAGCTGTCGACATTGAACGCCTGCGTTCGCAAGTCAAAGATGTGGAAGTCATTACTCCTTCTATCGCCCGTTGGGGGTCGAAAGCCGTATATGAAGATAAAAAATATGATTGCAGCGTAAAAGGACTGTATCCCGACTACCTTCACATCGAATCACAGGAAATGGCTTATGGCAGATTTATCAATGATGTAGATATCAAGGAAGCGCGCAAAGTGTGTGTCATCGGAAAACGGGTTTATGAAAGTCTTTTCAAAGCAGGAGAAGACCCGTGCGGGAAATACATACGTGTAGACGGAATTTATTACCGGATCATCGGCATGTCTTCTTCCGAAGGGGATATGAACATACAGGGACGGGCTTCGGAAGCTGTCACCCTACCTTTCACCACCATGCAGCAAACGTACAACTTGGGCGGAAGAATTGATGTTATCTGTTTTACCGCAAAGCATGGAGTCAAAGTGTCTGACCTGCAACCGAAAATGGAAGAGATTATCAAAGCGGCACATTATATTGCTCCCAATGACAAACAGGCCGTCATGTACCTGAATGCGGAAGCTATGTTTTCCATGGTTGATAACTTATTTACGGGCATCAATATACTGGTCTGGATGGTCGGTTTGGGAACTTTGCTCGCCGGTGCTATCGGCGTATCGAATATCATGATGGTAACGGTGAAAGAGCGTACTACTGAGATTGGTATCCGCCGGGCTATCGGAGCACGACCGAGAGACATCATGCAGCAAATTCTCTCTGAGAGTATGGTGCTGACAACCATTGCGGGGATGTGTGGAATCTCCTTTGCCGTCATGATACTGCAACTGTTGGAAATGGGAGTAAACTCAGGCGGTAGTGACTCTCATTTTCAAGTCAGCTTCGGACTGGCAATCGGTACTTGTGCCTTGTTGATTGCACTAGGAATGCTGGCAGGACTGGCACCCGCTTATCGGGCTATGGCTATCAAGCCGATCGAGGCCATCCGCGACGAGTAG